Proteins from one Mycobacteriales bacterium genomic window:
- a CDS encoding sulfite exporter TauE/SafE family protein, which yields AVLVGTIAGASLLLALPGSAFRHVVPILILFAVALVIVQPTIARRRASRGARAEHPGPLLQVGTAAVSVYGGYFGAAQGVMLLALFGITLDDDMQRLNAAKNVVAAVINAVGALFFIARTDIAWQVAGLLFVGSTFGGQLGAVIGRRLPPAVLRVTIVVVGTAVAIKLLV from the coding sequence GGCGGTCCTCGTCGGCACGATCGCGGGTGCCAGCCTGCTGCTCGCGTTGCCCGGCTCGGCGTTCCGGCACGTCGTACCGATCCTGATCCTGTTCGCGGTCGCGCTCGTCATCGTCCAGCCGACCATCGCGCGGCGCCGCGCCTCTCGCGGAGCCCGGGCCGAGCATCCGGGCCCGTTGCTGCAGGTCGGTACGGCGGCGGTGTCGGTGTACGGCGGCTACTTCGGCGCGGCGCAAGGCGTGATGCTGCTCGCGTTGTTCGGCATCACCCTCGACGACGACATGCAGCGGCTCAACGCCGCGAAGAACGTCGTGGCCGCGGTGATCAACGCGGTCGGCGCGCTGTTCTTCATCGCGCGGACCGACATCGCGTGGCAGGTGGCGGGTCTGCTGTTCGTCGGTTCGACGTTCGGCGGTCAGCTCGGCGCGGTGATCGGCAGACGGCTGCCACCGGCGGTGCTGCGCGTGACGATCGTGGTCGTCGGCACCGCAGTCGCCATCAAGCTGCTCGTCTGA
- a CDS encoding RNA polymerase sigma factor: MTVVPETAEDGDAEPSPVALVEAAASASAQLPIDPETEPTEGELVDEEEDDDVEVVVEDDNSGPSTDLVRAYLKEIGRVALLNAEQEVELAKRIEAGLFAAERLRAADAGEIRLAKALRKDYDWLTADGQRAKDHLLEANLRLVVSVAKRYTGRGMAFLDLIQEGNLGLIRAVEKFDYTKGYKFSTYATWWIRQAITRAMADQARTIRIPVHMVEQINKLTRVQRQMLQDLGREPTADELAKELDMTPDKVVEIQGYAREPVSLEQNVGDEGDSQLGDFIEDADAPIAAEVVSFGLLQRELDSVLKTLPEREAAVVALRFGLTDGQPRTLDEIGREFGLTRERIRQIEAKTLSKLRHPSRSQKLRDYLE; this comes from the coding sequence ATGACCGTCGTCCCCGAGACCGCCGAAGACGGCGACGCCGAGCCGTCGCCGGTGGCGCTCGTCGAAGCGGCTGCCAGCGCGTCAGCCCAGCTGCCGATCGACCCGGAGACCGAGCCGACCGAGGGCGAGCTCGTCGACGAAGAGGAAGACGACGACGTCGAGGTAGTCGTCGAGGACGACAACTCAGGACCGTCGACCGACCTCGTCCGCGCCTATCTGAAGGAGATCGGCCGGGTCGCGCTGCTCAACGCCGAGCAGGAGGTCGAGCTCGCCAAGCGCATCGAGGCCGGCCTGTTCGCCGCGGAGCGGCTGCGCGCCGCCGACGCCGGCGAGATCCGGCTCGCGAAGGCGCTGCGAAAGGACTACGACTGGCTGACCGCCGACGGTCAGCGCGCCAAGGACCACCTGCTCGAAGCGAACCTGCGCCTCGTCGTGTCGGTTGCCAAGCGCTACACCGGCCGCGGCATGGCCTTCCTGGACCTCATCCAGGAAGGCAACCTCGGTCTGATCCGCGCGGTGGAGAAGTTCGACTACACCAAGGGCTACAAGTTCTCGACGTACGCGACATGGTGGATCCGCCAGGCGATCACCCGCGCGATGGCCGACCAGGCCCGCACCATCCGCATCCCGGTGCACATGGTCGAGCAGATCAACAAGCTCACCCGGGTGCAGCGCCAGATGCTGCAGGACCTCGGGCGCGAGCCGACCGCGGACGAGCTCGCCAAGGAGCTCGACATGACGCCCGACAAGGTCGTCGAGATCCAGGGGTACGCCCGCGAGCCGGTGTCCCTCGAGCAGAACGTCGGCGACGAGGGCGACAGCCAGCTCGGCGACTTCATCGAGGACGCCGACGCGCCGATCGCTGCCGAGGTGGTGTCCTTCGGTCTGCTGCAGCGCGAGCTCGACAGCGTCCTGAAGACCCTTCCCGAGCGCGAGGCTGCCGTCGTCGCACTGCGGTTCGGGCTCACCGACGGCCAGCCGCGCACCCTCGACGAGATCGGCCGCGAGTTCGGCCTCACCCGCGAGCGGATCCGCCAGATCGAGGCGAAGACGCTGTCCAAGCTCCGCCACCCGAGCCGCTCACAGAAGCTCCGCGACTACCTCGAGTAG